A stretch of Primulina tabacum isolate GXHZ01 chromosome 13, ASM2559414v2, whole genome shotgun sequence DNA encodes these proteins:
- the LOC142523172 gene encoding LOB domain-containing protein 37-like — protein sequence MSCNGCRVLRKGCSETCVLRNCLRWIESPESQGHATVFVAKFFGRAGLMSFISAVPENQRPALFQSLLFEAAGRTVNPVNGAVGLLWTGNWHVCQTAVETVLLGGTLKPITEFLCGAPDPGDLSECTNMFDLRDPSLTSRSKLQKRRRLPEEPARIMQLSDLDLSLTPGFQGKKTSLLPVERRLGSPSMNSEESMTTTCGDHQTKNEIKLLNLFD from the exons ATGAGTTGCAATGGATGCCGGGTTCTTCGGAAGGGATGCAGTGAAACGTGTGTTTTGAGGAACTGTTTACGGTGGATTGAAAGCCCCGAATCACAAGGTCACGCCACCGTTTTTGTAGCCAAATTCTTCGGCCGCGCCGGCCTCATGTCCTTCATCTCCGCCGTCCCAGAAAATCAGAGACCTG CCCTCTTCCAGTCTCTGCTCTTTGAAGCTGCCGGAAGAACGGTGAACCCTGTAAACGGGGCGGTGGGGCTTCTCTGGACCGGGAACTGGCACGTTTGCCAGACGGCGGTTGAGACCGTTCTCCTTGGTGGCACGTTGAAGCCGATCACGGAGTTTCTCTGCGGTGCGCCGGATCCCGGCGACTTGTCCGAGTGCACGAACATGTTCGATCTCCGAGATCCATCCCTGACGTCACGGTCCAAGTTGCAGAAGCGCCGCCGTCTCCCGGAGGAGCCGGCCAGGATCATGCAGTTATCTGATCTTGATCTTAGTTTGACACCGGGTTTCCAGGGCAAAAAGACGAGCCTTTTACCCGTGGAGCGGCGACTCGGGAGCCCATCAATGAATTCTGAAGAATCCATGACGACAACTTGTGGAGATCATCAAactaaaaatgaaataaaacttCTAAACTTGTTCGATTAA